The following coding sequences lie in one Candidatus Nitrospira allomarina genomic window:
- a CDS encoding glycosyltransferase has product MRVLQIVADGKPGGGTTHVLQILKGLRHAVSFHLITEEQSYLMKKADALGIPCQGLRFFMSRLNPVIPFQLRALVMALQPDLVHVHGGRAGFFFTVSLLKVPMVYTIHGFHFIEKSPGIRWMALMAERWNLRRACHSIFVSKYDVGLAENFQVLSACAKRSVIYPGLSLGNLPPPSPQGLLHIGFIGRLEYQKDPLLFVEMMEFLSEYSATIVGDGALAPMIKQEIARRGLGGRVHMMGELSHGEALEILATFSVVILTSRWEGLPVLVLESMGMGVPVVSMNVSGLEEIIHDEVNGMLVEKRSGKDLAEKVKIITNNEDLRISLIKNAQETIQEKFSIETMMGSILEIYQEMSASHAGH; this is encoded by the coding sequence ATGCGGGTCCTCCAAATTGTTGCCGATGGGAAACCAGGTGGAGGAACCACGCATGTTCTACAGATTCTCAAAGGCTTACGGCATGCCGTTTCCTTTCATCTCATTACGGAAGAACAATCATATTTAATGAAAAAAGCCGATGCTCTTGGCATTCCCTGTCAGGGGCTTCGGTTTTTCATGAGTCGGCTCAATCCTGTCATCCCTTTCCAGCTTCGAGCGTTGGTGATGGCCCTTCAACCTGATCTGGTTCATGTCCATGGTGGGCGTGCAGGGTTTTTCTTTACGGTATCTCTCTTGAAAGTCCCGATGGTCTATACCATCCATGGATTTCATTTTATTGAAAAGTCACCAGGAATTCGCTGGATGGCGTTAATGGCGGAACGTTGGAATTTGCGACGTGCGTGTCATTCGATTTTTGTGTCGAAATATGATGTGGGTCTTGCAGAAAATTTTCAAGTATTATCAGCTTGTGCTAAAAGGTCAGTCATCTATCCCGGACTTTCTTTGGGAAACCTTCCACCGCCCTCGCCTCAGGGGCTCCTGCATATTGGATTTATCGGACGATTAGAATATCAGAAGGATCCTCTCCTGTTTGTAGAGATGATGGAGTTCTTGTCTGAGTATTCGGCCACGATTGTTGGTGATGGGGCCTTGGCTCCGATGATCAAACAGGAAATAGCCAGGCGGGGGTTAGGTGGACGGGTTCACATGATGGGGGAATTGTCTCATGGAGAGGCTCTGGAAATTCTCGCTACTTTCAGCGTGGTTATTTTAACCTCCAGGTGGGAAGGCCTGCCGGTTTTGGTCTTAGAATCTATGGGCATGGGAGTTCCGGTTGTGAGCATGAATGTGAGTGGATTGGAAGAAATCATTCATGACGAGGTAAACGGAATGTTGGTAGAGAAAAGGAGCGGAAAAGATCTTGCTGAAAAGGTCAAAATAATCACAAACAATGAGGATCTCAGGATCTCCCTCATCAAGAATGCCCAGGAGACTATACAGGAAAAATTCTCCATCGAAACCATGATGGGTTCGATTCTGGAAATATATCAGGAAATGTCTGCCTCACATGCAGGTCATTGA
- a CDS encoding undecaprenyl-phosphate glucose phosphotransferase translates to MLKRHSEFLKNLLFLSDLVVICVCWVVAYFIRFSVPLFPITKGIPPIDPYLWLLFPIVAVWGICFYSFNLYRPRRMGSHLAEFVDIAKANTLSILILVALTFFSKPFEFSRLVIMYFWLLNLVVLGFSRMVFREILRVFRRMGYNQRQVVIIGAGKLGQRVGDTLKMHPELGLQVRGYLTRNAEKVGQVLDGTPVIGTFDQAADILTSQVDIVFLCLPPEVECEAEGLMKILSATTAGVKIIPSIYEFVTLRAEAEMFEGLPIITLQGSPLYGWNLLLKRMVDICGAAVALVVASPIALMIAVLIKLTSPGPVFYRQTRVGLDGKSFNIVKIRTMRMDAEEKTGPVWAKAHDPRRTPIGTFLRRTSLDELPQFWNVLKGEMSIVGPRPERPEFIEKFRSQIPQYNLRHTMKAGITGWAQINGLRGNTSWEKRLAYDMYYIEHWSLWLDVKIMIMTLWKGLIHREAY, encoded by the coding sequence ATGTTGAAACGCCACAGTGAATTCTTAAAAAATCTGCTCTTCCTTTCGGACTTGGTTGTGATATGCGTGTGTTGGGTGGTCGCCTACTTCATTCGTTTTTCAGTGCCCCTGTTTCCCATCACCAAAGGCATCCCTCCTATTGACCCGTATCTCTGGCTCCTTTTTCCAATTGTCGCCGTATGGGGAATTTGTTTCTATTCATTTAATCTGTATCGCCCTCGTAGAATGGGCTCTCATCTGGCGGAATTTGTGGACATTGCCAAGGCCAATACGCTGAGTATTCTGATCCTGGTCGCATTGACCTTTTTCTCGAAGCCGTTTGAATTTTCCCGTTTGGTGATCATGTATTTTTGGTTATTGAATCTGGTGGTGTTGGGCTTTTCCCGTATGGTCTTTCGGGAAATTCTCAGGGTTTTCCGGCGAATGGGATACAACCAACGCCAGGTGGTTATTATCGGCGCAGGAAAACTTGGGCAGCGGGTTGGCGATACGCTCAAAATGCATCCCGAACTTGGCCTCCAGGTTCGCGGGTATTTGACCAGGAATGCCGAGAAGGTTGGTCAAGTATTGGACGGGACACCCGTTATCGGAACGTTTGACCAGGCGGCTGATATTTTAACCAGCCAGGTGGACATCGTATTTTTGTGTCTGCCTCCGGAAGTGGAATGTGAAGCTGAGGGACTGATGAAAATCCTGTCTGCCACCACAGCAGGAGTGAAGATCATTCCCTCCATTTATGAGTTTGTGACGTTGCGGGCAGAAGCTGAAATGTTTGAAGGCCTTCCTATTATTACTCTGCAAGGATCTCCTCTTTACGGGTGGAATCTGCTTCTGAAGCGAATGGTTGATATCTGTGGTGCCGCCGTGGCCCTGGTGGTGGCCTCACCAATCGCATTGATGATTGCGGTACTCATTAAGCTCACCTCTCCAGGTCCAGTTTTCTACCGCCAGACTCGTGTTGGCCTCGATGGGAAATCGTTCAATATTGTCAAAATCCGGACTATGCGTATGGATGCCGAAGAAAAGACGGGTCCCGTCTGGGCCAAAGCCCATGACCCACGCAGGACGCCCATCGGGACGTTTCTGCGGCGGACCAGTTTGGATGAATTGCCGCAATTCTGGAATGTTTTAAAGGGAGAGATGAGTATTGTGGGGCCGCGTCCCGAGCGACCGGAGTTTATCGAGAAATTCCGGTCCCAGATTCCCCAATATAACCTGCGTCACACTATGAAAGCCGGAATTACGGGTTGGGCCCAAATTAATGGATTGCGAGGGAATACCTCTTGGGAAAAACGTTTAGCCTACGACATGTATTACATCGAGCATTGGTCCTTATGGCTGGATGTAAAAATTATGATTATGACCCTTTGGAAGGGGTTGATCCATCGGGAGGCGTATTAG
- a CDS encoding glycosyltransferase, producing the protein MKVALVHDWLTGMRGGERCLEALCELFPDAPIYTLFHVKGSVSQTIERHPIISSFLNRVPFAKSRYRYLLPFFPSAIQRLEFHQYDLVVSSSHCVAKGIRVPRETCHISYVHTPMRYIWDGFDTYFGNTGIWDFGKLGMGLFRTRLQRWDVESNADVSCFIANSQNVAGRIARQYGRAACVVYPPVDWQTFHVSHHHEGFYLMVTAFAPYKKVELAIAAANELGLPLKIIGQGQDEKRLRRMAGPSIEFLGWQPDHRVRKFYSRCLAVLFPGEEDFGIVPLEAMAAGKPVIAYGKGGALETIVPLNPMHKPGENHLEHGLHGSGSSPVPTGVFHYEQSVQAIIESIQLFTQHLTDFNPDAIRAHVEPFDRSHFKQRMQQVIMSRYREFRRTPPC; encoded by the coding sequence GTGAAAGTTGCGCTGGTTCATGATTGGCTGACAGGTATGCGAGGGGGTGAGCGGTGTCTTGAAGCGTTGTGTGAATTGTTCCCTGATGCGCCAATTTATACACTGTTCCATGTGAAAGGCAGTGTGTCGCAGACGATTGAGCGGCATCCCATTATTTCCAGCTTTCTTAATCGAGTCCCATTTGCAAAGAGTCGATATCGGTATTTGCTCCCTTTCTTTCCTTCAGCCATCCAGCGATTGGAATTCCATCAGTATGATTTAGTGGTCAGTTCGAGCCATTGCGTGGCCAAGGGCATTCGAGTGCCTCGCGAGACCTGTCATATTTCCTACGTTCATACCCCCATGCGGTATATCTGGGATGGATTTGATACCTATTTTGGTAACACAGGAATTTGGGATTTTGGCAAGCTGGGCATGGGCCTTTTTCGAACGCGACTTCAGCGGTGGGATGTGGAATCGAATGCCGATGTGAGTTGTTTTATTGCCAATTCGCAAAACGTAGCAGGACGAATTGCACGCCAGTATGGAAGGGCGGCTTGTGTGGTCTACCCTCCTGTTGATTGGCAGACCTTTCACGTGTCGCATCACCATGAAGGGTTTTACTTGATGGTCACGGCCTTTGCGCCCTACAAAAAAGTCGAGCTGGCCATTGCTGCGGCCAATGAGCTAGGGCTTCCATTGAAAATTATTGGGCAGGGACAAGATGAGAAACGCTTGAGGCGAATGGCCGGTCCAAGTATCGAATTTCTTGGCTGGCAGCCAGACCATCGTGTCAGAAAATTTTACAGCCGGTGCCTGGCCGTTCTCTTCCCCGGTGAAGAGGATTTTGGTATTGTGCCTTTGGAGGCCATGGCGGCTGGGAAACCGGTAATTGCCTATGGAAAGGGTGGAGCTCTTGAAACAATCGTCCCTCTCAATCCTATGCATAAGCCAGGCGAAAATCATTTAGAACATGGTCTTCATGGAAGTGGATCTTCTCCTGTTCCAACGGGGGTCTTTCACTATGAACAGTCGGTCCAAGCCATAATTGAAAGCATTCAGTTGTTCACGCAGCACCTCACAGATTTCAATCCGGATGCAATTCGGGCACATGTTGAACCGTTCGATCGTTCTCATTTTAAGCAACGGATGCAGCAGGTGATCATGTCTCGTTATCGCGAATTCCGTCGTACCCCACCATGTTGA
- a CDS encoding glycosyltransferase family 2 protein codes for MTNSESNESMLNTPKLCSIIIVTYNSSSCIGTCLSPLLNISDVELVVVDNDSKDGTAAKLEREFPQVTLIALHDNIGFGRACNIGLAASSGSFALFLNPDTIATEKAIRTLIQFYEKHPRVGIVGGRLVDPSGRPLQSMGDTPSLTGLVLDKPLAWVAKRVGARGLFRRVVGWCSAKFCLPHEAEPVAWVSGAFLCCRRSIWNAIGGFDEKFFLYYEDVDLCLRATQAGWEVWHVPEAVVEHQSGASFGGDLSKQKEIYYVNQYYFFRKHFGRPVAWALWVFQSIYARLGLYRGLGTDRIGRALL; via the coding sequence ATGACGAATTCAGAATCAAATGAAAGTATGCTGAATACGCCGAAGCTATGCTCCATTATCATTGTGACCTATAATTCCAGCTCCTGCATCGGTACCTGTTTAAGTCCTTTACTCAACATTTCTGATGTTGAGCTGGTGGTTGTGGATAATGATTCGAAGGATGGAACTGCAGCTAAATTGGAGAGAGAATTTCCGCAGGTTACCCTTATTGCCCTTCACGATAATATTGGTTTTGGGCGTGCGTGTAATATCGGGTTGGCGGCTTCGAGCGGATCCTTTGCTCTTTTTTTGAACCCGGACACTATTGCGACGGAAAAGGCCATTCGAACCCTTATCCAATTTTATGAGAAGCATCCTCGAGTAGGAATTGTCGGGGGGCGTCTTGTTGATCCATCGGGCCGGCCTTTGCAATCAATGGGGGATACGCCTTCGTTGACTGGCCTTGTGTTGGATAAGCCGTTGGCCTGGGTGGCGAAGCGTGTAGGGGCTCGAGGGCTCTTTCGTCGAGTGGTAGGCTGGTGTTCGGCAAAATTTTGTCTCCCTCATGAAGCGGAGCCTGTGGCATGGGTATCCGGCGCTTTTCTTTGTTGCCGGCGTTCAATCTGGAATGCCATTGGCGGCTTTGATGAAAAGTTTTTTTTGTATTATGAAGATGTTGATCTGTGCCTCAGGGCCACGCAGGCTGGTTGGGAGGTGTGGCACGTTCCTGAGGCAGTTGTAGAGCATCAGTCCGGAGCTTCCTTTGGGGGCGATCTTTCTAAACAAAAAGAAATTTATTATGTTAATCAATATTATTTTTTCCGGAAACATTTTGGTCGTCCGGTTGCATGGGCCTTGTGGGTTTTTCAGAGTATCTATGCTCGACTAGGTCTGTACCGTGGCCTTGGAACCGATCGAATAGGTCGTGCTCTGCTATAG